One Telluria mixta DNA window includes the following coding sequences:
- a CDS encoding AI-2E family transporter, producing MDKRPGRNYTRAGVVILLTLGCLYVLQPFLAAILFAAAVVISSWPLYQRLLVRLRGRRTLTALTMTLSLTLLVIIPLALVAYNLADNVASSFDQIRAALNHGELLPPAWIRDIPLVGDQLDNYLRQLVASRDRMMELARRMVEPARHALLSGGIMLGTGVAQMSLAAFVSFFFYRDGEALMAVIKAAMHRIMDEEAESVAEIVSQTVRGVMYGLLGTALAQALVAALGFFIAGVPAVPLLSVLVFVSSLIPVGPPIVWGGAAVWLFAQGETGWAIFMLVWGFFLISGVDNVVRPMLISRGSSLPFLLTLLGVLGGVIAFGFVGMFIGPTLLAVGYSLMSGWTHTKDPIVRQNGNGV from the coding sequence ATGGACAAGCGACCAGGTAGGAACTACACGCGCGCCGGCGTGGTCATTTTACTGACGCTCGGCTGCCTCTACGTTCTGCAACCCTTCCTGGCCGCGATCCTGTTCGCGGCCGCCGTCGTCATCTCGTCCTGGCCCCTGTACCAGCGGCTGCTGGTGCGCCTGCGCGGCCGGCGCACGCTCACCGCGTTGACGATGACACTGAGTCTCACACTGCTGGTGATCATCCCGCTGGCGCTCGTCGCGTACAACCTCGCGGACAACGTGGCGTCGTCGTTCGACCAGATCCGCGCCGCGCTGAACCATGGCGAGCTGCTGCCGCCCGCATGGATCCGCGACATCCCGCTCGTCGGCGACCAGCTCGACAACTACCTGCGCCAACTGGTCGCCAGCCGCGACCGCATGATGGAACTCGCGCGCCGCATGGTCGAACCGGCGCGGCATGCGCTGCTGTCCGGGGGAATCATGCTGGGCACGGGCGTCGCGCAGATGAGCCTCGCCGCGTTCGTCAGCTTCTTCTTTTATCGCGACGGCGAAGCGCTGATGGCCGTCATCAAGGCCGCCATGCACCGCATCATGGACGAGGAGGCGGAATCCGTCGCGGAGATCGTCAGCCAGACCGTACGCGGCGTGATGTACGGCCTGCTCGGCACGGCGCTCGCGCAGGCGCTCGTCGCGGCGCTGGGCTTTTTCATCGCGGGCGTGCCCGCGGTGCCGCTGCTGTCGGTGCTCGTGTTCGTGTCTTCCCTGATTCCCGTCGGGCCGCCGATCGTGTGGGGCGGCGCGGCCGTCTGGCTGTTCGCGCAGGGCGAGACGGGGTGGGCCATCTTCATGCTCGTGTGGGGCTTCTTCCTGATCAGCGGCGTCGACAACGTCGTGCGCCCGATGCTGATCAGCCGCGGATCGAGCCTGCCGTTCCTGCTGACCTTACTGGGCGTGCTGGGCGGCGTGATCGCGTTCGGCTTCGTCGGCATGTTCATCGGGCCGACCCTGCTGGCGGTGGGCTACTCGCTGATGAGCGGATGGACCCATACGAAGGATCCGATCGTCAGGCAGAACGGCAACGGCGTCTAG
- a CDS encoding twin transmembrane helix small protein — protein sequence MKTVVAIAFVLIIGSLASALFFLMRDKGRSNRTVQALAMRVGLSITLFLFVLFSYKMGWIQPKGLH from the coding sequence ATGAAAACCGTCGTCGCCATCGCCTTCGTGCTCATCATCGGCAGCCTCGCCTCCGCCCTCTTCTTCCTGATGCGCGACAAGGGCCGCAGCAACCGCACCGTGCAGGCGCTGGCGATGCGGGTCGGGCTGTCGATCACGCTGTTCCTGTTCGTGCTGTTCTCGTACAAGATGGGGTGGATCCAGCCGAAGGGACTCCACTAA
- the ctaD gene encoding cytochrome c oxidase subunit I, protein MTSSTIDHTHDHGHDHAHDHPVGARRWLFATNHKDIGTLYMWFAFIMLLSGGVLALMIRTELFQPGLQFFRPEFFNQLTTMHGIVMVFGAIMPAFVGFANWMIPLQIGASDMAFARMNNFSFWLLPPAAILLAASFFVPGGATAAGWTLYAPLSTQMGPGMDMAIFALHIMGASSIMGSINIIVTILNMRAPGLTLMKMPMFCWTWLITAYLLIAVMPVLAGAITMTLTDRHFGTSFFNAAGGGDPVMYQHIFWFFGHPEVYIMILPAFGIVSQIIPAFARKPLFGYASMVYATASIAILSFIVWAHHMFTTGMPVTSQLFFMYATMLIAVPTGVKVFNWVATMWKGSMTFETPMLFAVGFIFVFTMGGFTGLILAVTPIDIQVQDTYYVVAHFHYVLVAGSLFALFAGFYYWAPKWTGHMYPEGRGKTHFWLSLITFNVTFFPMHFLGLAGMPRRYADYAVQFTDFNQIVSIGAFGFGLSQVYFLFFVVLPTIRGGKPAEAKPWEGAEGLEWTVPSPAPFHTFETPPLVK, encoded by the coding sequence ATGACTTCCAGCACTATCGATCACACCCACGATCACGGCCACGACCACGCGCACGACCACCCGGTCGGCGCGCGCCGCTGGCTCTTTGCCACCAACCACAAGGACATCGGTACGCTGTACATGTGGTTCGCGTTCATCATGCTGCTCTCGGGCGGCGTGCTGGCGCTGATGATCCGCACCGAGCTGTTCCAGCCCGGCCTGCAGTTCTTCCGCCCCGAATTCTTCAACCAGCTGACCACCATGCACGGCATCGTGATGGTGTTCGGCGCGATCATGCCGGCCTTCGTCGGCTTCGCCAACTGGATGATCCCGCTGCAGATCGGCGCCTCCGACATGGCGTTCGCGCGCATGAACAACTTCTCGTTCTGGCTGCTGCCGCCGGCCGCGATCCTGCTGGCCGCGTCGTTCTTCGTCCCGGGCGGTGCCACCGCCGCCGGCTGGACGCTGTACGCGCCGCTGTCGACGCAGATGGGACCGGGCATGGACATGGCGATCTTCGCCCTGCACATCATGGGCGCGTCGTCGATCATGGGTTCCATTAACATCATCGTCACGATCCTGAACATGCGCGCACCGGGCCTGACCCTGATGAAGATGCCGATGTTCTGCTGGACCTGGCTGATCACCGCCTACCTGCTGATCGCCGTGATGCCCGTCCTCGCCGGCGCCATCACGATGACCCTGACCGACCGTCACTTCGGCACCTCGTTCTTCAACGCGGCCGGCGGCGGCGACCCGGTCATGTACCAGCACATCTTCTGGTTCTTCGGCCACCCCGAGGTCTACATCATGATCCTGCCGGCTTTCGGCATCGTCTCGCAGATCATCCCGGCCTTCGCCCGCAAGCCGCTGTTCGGCTACGCATCGATGGTGTACGCAACGGCTTCCATCGCGATCCTGTCGTTCATCGTGTGGGCGCACCACATGTTCACCACCGGCATGCCGGTGACGAGCCAGCTGTTCTTCATGTACGCGACGATGCTGATCGCGGTCCCGACCGGCGTGAAAGTGTTCAACTGGGTCGCCACGATGTGGAAGGGCTCGATGACGTTCGAGACCCCGATGCTGTTCGCCGTCGGCTTCATCTTCGTGTTCACGATGGGCGGCTTCACGGGCCTGATCCTGGCCGTGACCCCGATCGACATCCAGGTGCAGGACACGTATTACGTCGTCGCCCACTTCCACTACGTGCTGGTCGCCGGCTCGCTGTTCGCCCTGTTCGCCGGCTTCTACTACTGGGCACCGAAGTGGACCGGCCACATGTATCCGGAAGGCCGCGGCAAGACGCACTTCTGGCTGTCGCTGATCACCTTCAACGTCACGTTCTTCCCGATGCACTTCCTGGGCCTGGCCGGCATGCCGCGTCGTTACGCCGACTACGCCGTGCAGTTCACGGACTTCAACCAGATCGTGTCGATCGGCGCGTTCGGCTTCGGCCTGTCGCAGGTGTACTTCCTGTTCTTCGTCGTGCTGCCGACCATCCGTGGCGGCAAGCCGGCCGAAGCGAAACCGTGGGAAGGCGCGGAGGGCCTGGAGTGGACCGTGCCGAGCCCGGCACCGTTCCACACCTTCGAAACGCCGCCGCTGGTGAAGTGA
- a CDS encoding cytochrome c oxidase assembly protein, whose product MQAETNAGRHEDSGRLRLNRTTLIKLIVVAGIMFGFGYALVPIYRQVCEALGINVLTQKDGTVAPPTNSQVDLARTITVELDGNAQGPWRFRPTQRSIDVHPGEMATVVYEVVNTQDRTVKAQAIPSYAPQSATPHFKKVECFCFKEQVLKPHEARQMPVVFFIDPKLPREVKNITLSYTFFEIGGAVTAQK is encoded by the coding sequence ATGCAAGCGGAAACGAATGCAGGCCGCCACGAGGACAGTGGCCGCCTGCGTCTGAATCGCACGACCTTGATCAAGCTGATCGTCGTTGCGGGCATTATGTTCGGCTTCGGCTACGCACTGGTGCCGATCTACCGCCAGGTGTGCGAGGCGCTCGGCATCAACGTGCTCACGCAGAAGGACGGCACGGTGGCGCCGCCGACCAATAGCCAGGTGGACCTGGCGCGCACGATCACGGTGGAACTGGACGGCAACGCCCAAGGCCCGTGGCGCTTCCGCCCGACGCAGCGCAGCATCGACGTGCACCCGGGCGAGATGGCGACCGTCGTCTACGAAGTGGTGAACACGCAGGACCGCACGGTGAAGGCGCAAGCCATCCCGAGCTACGCGCCGCAGTCCGCGACGCCGCATTTTAAAAAGGTCGAATGCTTCTGCTTCAAGGAGCAGGTGCTGAAACCGCACGAGGCGCGCCAGATGCCGGTCGTGTTCTTCATCGACCCGAAGCTGCCGCGTGAAGTGAAGAACATCACGCTGTCGTACACGTTCTTTGAAATCGGTGGCGCCGTGACGGCGCAGAAATGA
- a CDS encoding SURF1 family protein: MRLSFRFRTIPFLATLVLVAVGILLGNWQVRRAAEKTTLQTRLTQRAALPPLVLDGKPVDPAAVEYRRVIVTGEFVPNWPLFLDNRPLEGRTGFIVLMPFRIAGGDDVVLVARGWVPRDPAVHDRVPQVATPSGRTTIEGLAVLHPARVMELGKAPPPRPGSIVQNVDPAGFAQASSLRTLPVLVEQTNADGSDLIRKWPAPAVDVDRNKGYAFQWYALAAMAFLFFVMTGFRSGTKQAG; the protein is encoded by the coding sequence ATGCGACTGAGCTTCCGTTTCAGAACCATTCCTTTCCTCGCGACGCTCGTGCTGGTCGCGGTCGGCATCCTGCTCGGCAACTGGCAGGTGCGCCGCGCCGCGGAGAAGACCACGCTGCAGACCCGGCTCACGCAGCGCGCCGCGTTGCCGCCGCTCGTGCTGGACGGGAAGCCGGTCGATCCCGCTGCCGTCGAATATCGTCGTGTCATTGTGACCGGGGAATTCGTCCCCAACTGGCCGCTGTTCCTCGACAATCGCCCGCTCGAAGGCCGCACCGGATTCATTGTGCTGATGCCGTTTAGAATAGCGGGTGGCGATGACGTCGTCCTCGTCGCGCGCGGCTGGGTCCCGCGCGACCCGGCCGTGCACGATCGCGTGCCCCAGGTGGCGACGCCGAGCGGCCGTACGACCATCGAAGGCCTGGCTGTTCTGCATCCGGCGCGTGTGATGGAACTCGGCAAGGCGCCGCCGCCCCGGCCCGGCTCCATCGTCCAGAACGTCGACCCGGCCGGCTTCGCCCAGGCGAGCAGCCTGCGCACGTTGCCCGTGCTGGTCGAGCAAACGAATGCGGACGGCTCCGACCTCATCCGCAAATGGCCGGCCCCCGCGGTCGACGTCGACCGCAACAAGGGCTATGCATTCCAGTGGTATGCGCTGGCCGCGATGGCCTTTCTATTTTTTGTAATGACAGGATTTCGAAGTGGAACCAAACAAGCTGGCTGA
- a CDS encoding cytochrome c oxidase subunit 3, with amino-acid sequence MSSPHSAPYYFIPGPSRWPMAAGISMLVTMAGASGWVNGTAWGPGVCTAGIVAMLIVLYNWFGDAIGESESGKYGERIDLSYRWSMSWFIFSEVMFFGAFFGALFYARAISMPWLSDLDHKVIWPDYSGHWGNIGPAGTVEQFSTMGPFPIPTINTALLLTSGVTLTIAHHALRAGHRARTALFLFATILLGAIFMGFQAYEYHHAYSELNLKLTSGIYGSTFFMLTGFHGFHVTMGAIMLSVVLYRVLRGHFTPEHHFGFEGAAWYWHFVDVVWLGLYVVVYWL; translated from the coding sequence ATGAGTTCGCCCCATTCCGCGCCGTACTACTTCATCCCAGGCCCATCGCGCTGGCCGATGGCAGCCGGCATCTCGATGCTGGTCACGATGGCCGGCGCTTCCGGCTGGGTCAACGGCACCGCCTGGGGACCCGGCGTGTGCACCGCCGGCATCGTCGCGATGCTGATCGTGCTGTATAACTGGTTCGGCGACGCCATCGGCGAGTCCGAATCCGGCAAGTACGGCGAGCGCATCGACCTGTCCTACCGCTGGTCGATGAGCTGGTTCATCTTTTCCGAGGTGATGTTCTTCGGCGCCTTCTTCGGCGCGCTGTTCTACGCACGGGCGATCTCGATGCCGTGGCTGTCCGACCTGGACCACAAGGTCATCTGGCCGGACTATTCGGGCCACTGGGGCAACATCGGCCCGGCCGGCACCGTGGAGCAGTTCAGCACGATGGGCCCGTTCCCGATCCCGACCATCAACACGGCACTGCTGCTGACGTCGGGCGTGACCCTGACGATCGCCCACCACGCACTGCGCGCCGGCCACCGTGCCCGCACGGCGCTGTTCCTGTTCGCGACGATCCTGCTGGGCGCCATCTTCATGGGCTTCCAGGCCTATGAATACCACCACGCGTACAGCGAACTGAACCTGAAGCTGACCTCGGGCATCTACGGCTCGACGTTCTTCATGCTCACGGGCTTCCACGGCTTCCACGTGACGATGGGTGCGATCATGCTGTCGGTCGTGCTGTACCGCGTGCTGCGCGGTCACTTCACGCCGGAACACCATTTCGGGTTCGAAGGCGCGGCGTGGTACTGGCACTTCGTCGACGTCGTGTGGCTGGGCTTGTACGTCGTCGTGTACTGGCTGTAA
- a CDS encoding SCO family protein: MEPNKLAEPAIDPKRARKRGRWMLWLVLLVCASPMIASYFTYYVIKPEKRNNYGTLIDQRAHPVPALATTTLDGRPQALEQFKGKWVMLMVGSGACPEVCQKQLFALRQLRLMQGKEADRIERVWLITDQEPLDTLIIREYDGTHMLRADAATVTQWLPVDSGTTPADHIYLIDPLGHLMMRFPKDPQLQEVRKVYKDIYKLLKASAVG; this comes from the coding sequence GTGGAACCAAACAAGCTGGCTGAACCGGCAATCGACCCGAAGCGCGCCCGCAAGCGCGGCCGCTGGATGCTGTGGCTGGTGCTGCTCGTGTGCGCATCGCCGATGATCGCGTCGTACTTCACCTATTACGTCATCAAGCCCGAAAAGCGCAATAACTACGGCACCCTGATCGACCAGCGCGCCCACCCGGTGCCCGCGCTGGCGACGACCACGCTGGACGGCCGGCCGCAGGCGCTGGAACAGTTCAAGGGCAAGTGGGTCATGCTGATGGTCGGCTCGGGCGCGTGCCCGGAGGTGTGCCAGAAGCAGTTGTTCGCGCTGCGCCAACTGCGCCTGATGCAGGGGAAGGAAGCCGACCGCATCGAACGCGTCTGGCTCATCACCGACCAGGAACCGCTGGACACGCTGATCATCCGCGAATACGACGGCACGCACATGCTGCGCGCCGACGCCGCGACGGTGACGCAGTGGCTGCCGGTCGATAGCGGCACGACGCCGGCCGACCACATCTACCTGATCGACCCGCTGGGCCACCTGATGATGCGCTTCCCGAAGGATCCGCAGCTGCAGGAAGTGCGCAAGGTGTACAAGGACATCTACAAGCTGTTGAAGGCCTCGGCCGTCGGGTAA
- a CDS encoding SCO family protein, which produces MKKLLPLLVAACALTVSLAACDKLPGKQKESFQNTDVTGLDYAKGFTLTDHTGKARTLADFKGKAVVVFFGYTQCPDVCPTTMAEMATVMQKLGPLADQVQVLFITLDPERDTQELLANYVPAFDKRFIGLRGTPEQTAKTAKEFKVFYSKVPGTDPGSYTIDHTAGSYVFDRDGRLRLFIRHGQGPDPIVHDLRELLS; this is translated from the coding sequence ATGAAAAAACTGCTGCCCCTGCTTGTCGCCGCCTGCGCGCTGACCGTTTCCCTCGCCGCATGCGACAAGCTGCCGGGCAAGCAGAAGGAATCCTTCCAGAACACCGACGTCACGGGCCTCGATTACGCGAAAGGCTTTACGCTGACCGACCACACGGGCAAGGCGCGCACCCTGGCCGACTTCAAGGGCAAGGCCGTCGTCGTCTTCTTCGGCTACACGCAATGTCCGGACGTGTGCCCGACCACGATGGCGGAAATGGCCACCGTGATGCAGAAACTGGGACCGCTGGCCGACCAGGTGCAGGTGCTGTTCATCACCCTCGACCCCGAGCGCGACACGCAGGAACTGCTGGCCAACTACGTGCCCGCGTTCGACAAGCGCTTCATCGGCCTGCGCGGCACGCCCGAGCAGACGGCGAAGACGGCCAAGGAATTCAAGGTGTTCTACTCGAAGGTGCCGGGCACGGACCCGGGCAGCTACACGATCGACCACACGGCCGGCAGCTACGTCTTCGACCGTGACGGCCGCCTGCGCCTGTTCATCCGCCATGGCCAGGGCCCCGATCCTATCGTGCACGATCTGCGTGAGTTATTATCCTGA
- a CDS encoding DUF2970 domain-containing protein, which translates to MANDEQREPEKTASFGATMKAVFWSFFGVRKRRDYEHDAANLNPIHVIVGGLIGVALFIGILVFVVRMVVAKS; encoded by the coding sequence ATGGCCAACGACGAGCAACGCGAACCTGAAAAAACCGCGTCGTTCGGCGCCACGATGAAGGCCGTGTTCTGGTCGTTCTTCGGCGTACGCAAGCGCCGCGACTACGAGCACGACGCGGCCAACCTGAACCCGATCCACGTGATCGTGGGCGGGCTGATCGGGGTGGCGCTGTTCATCGGCATCCTGGTGTTCGTCGTGCGCATGGTCGTCGCAAAAAGTTAA
- a CDS encoding cytochrome oxidase small assembly protein has product MDVDRSQQIRKNNRRTALWLAGLALFFFVVLFVKRLWLN; this is encoded by the coding sequence ATGGACGTCGACCGTTCGCAGCAGATCAGGAAGAACAACCGGCGCACGGCCCTGTGGCTGGCCGGGCTCGCGCTGTTCTTCTTCGTCGTGCTGTTCGTCAAGCGCCTGTGGCTGAACTGA
- the cyoE gene encoding heme o synthase, translating to MITQTAIHKPPSRVSQYWALTKPRVTQLAVFCAVIGMFLATDGFPGWHVLVWGTIGIWLLAGAAFAVNCLIEAEVDARMARTARRATAMGELSTTQVLIFSAIIGGAGMGILYTMINPLTMWLTFVTFVGYALIYTILLKPNTPQNIVIGGLSGAMPPALGWAAVANTVPMEAWLLVLIIFVWTPPHFWALAMYRRDDYVRSGLPMLPVTHGMQYTGQQVWLYSVALAACTLFPFAVGMSGVVYLAAAVVLNAIFLRYGWMIHKHYSDQVARKAFAWSIVYLSLLFAALLVDHYVKHYLPI from the coding sequence ATGATTACGCAAACCGCCATCCACAAACCGCCCAGCCGCGTCTCGCAGTACTGGGCGCTGACCAAGCCGCGCGTCACGCAGCTGGCCGTCTTCTGCGCCGTGATCGGCATGTTCCTCGCCACCGACGGTTTCCCGGGCTGGCACGTGCTCGTCTGGGGCACGATCGGCATCTGGCTGCTGGCCGGCGCCGCGTTCGCCGTGAACTGCCTGATCGAGGCGGAAGTCGACGCCCGCATGGCCCGCACGGCGCGCCGCGCCACCGCGATGGGCGAGCTGTCGACCACGCAGGTCCTGATCTTTTCCGCGATCATCGGCGGTGCCGGCATGGGCATCCTGTACACGATGATCAATCCGCTGACGATGTGGCTGACGTTCGTCACCTTCGTCGGCTATGCGCTGATCTACACGATCCTGCTGAAACCGAACACGCCGCAGAACATCGTCATCGGCGGTCTTTCCGGCGCGATGCCGCCGGCCCTCGGCTGGGCCGCCGTCGCGAATACGGTGCCGATGGAAGCCTGGCTGCTCGTACTCATCATCTTCGTCTGGACCCCGCCGCATTTCTGGGCGCTCGCGATGTACCGCCGCGACGACTACGTGCGTTCCGGCCTGCCGATGCTGCCCGTCACGCACGGCATGCAGTACACGGGCCAGCAGGTGTGGCTGTACTCCGTCGCGCTGGCGGCGTGCACCCTGTTCCCGTTCGCCGTCGGCATGAGCGGCGTCGTCTACCTCGCGGCGGCCGTCGTCCTGAACGCGATCTTCCTGCGCTACGGCTGGATGATCCACAAGCACTACAGCGACCAGGTCGCGCGCAAGGCCTTCGCCTGGTCCATCGTCTACCTGTCGCTGCTGTTCGCGGCGCTGCTCGTCGACCACTACGTGAAACACTACCTGCCGATCTGA
- a CDS encoding COX15/CtaA family protein: MDVSNFILLALTGILAASVPLALVWTATGTHKYRKLAWVIAFFTFDLIVFGGFTRLTDSGLGCPDWPGCYGEANPFLAHEHIAAAEALMPTGPVTKVKAWIEMIHRFLAMGIGFLIIGLMVASWLEWRRARSRGTRPTHGPALPTVLFLWVCVQGAFGAWTVTLKLQPIIVTLHLLFGLTLLALAVWLAGREDNLLAPPPAAPAPVLRKLRPLAWLSGAVLLVQLALGGWVSTNYATLACSDFPLCNGQIVPEMDWQHGFTLWRELGKTAAGHYLPFSALTAIHWVHRNFALVVVLVLGYTAWRAWRLPGLHGTARNLVLVLVAQATTGIATVFLNFPLPIAVLHNAGAAGLVLLVTMLNYKVQYQLELALRSPRREAATSASHP, from the coding sequence ATGGACGTTTCGAATTTCATCCTGCTGGCCCTGACCGGCATCCTGGCGGCCAGCGTGCCGCTCGCGCTCGTGTGGACGGCCACCGGCACGCACAAATACCGCAAGCTGGCGTGGGTGATCGCGTTCTTCACGTTCGACCTGATCGTGTTCGGCGGTTTTACGCGCCTGACGGATTCCGGCCTCGGCTGCCCGGACTGGCCCGGCTGCTACGGCGAAGCGAACCCGTTCCTCGCGCACGAACACATCGCCGCGGCCGAGGCGCTGATGCCCACCGGTCCCGTGACGAAAGTGAAAGCGTGGATCGAGATGATCCACCGCTTCCTCGCCATGGGCATCGGCTTCCTGATCATCGGGTTGATGGTCGCGTCGTGGCTGGAATGGCGGCGCGCCCGCTCGCGTGGCACGCGCCCCACGCACGGGCCCGCGCTCCCTACCGTGCTATTCCTGTGGGTGTGCGTGCAGGGCGCGTTCGGCGCCTGGACCGTCACCCTGAAACTGCAGCCGATCATCGTGACCCTGCACCTGCTGTTCGGCCTGACCCTGCTGGCGCTGGCCGTGTGGCTGGCCGGGCGCGAGGACAACCTGCTGGCCCCGCCGCCGGCTGCCCCGGCGCCTGTGTTGCGCAAGCTGCGACCGCTGGCCTGGCTGTCCGGTGCCGTGCTGCTTGTGCAATTGGCATTGGGCGGATGGGTGAGTACCAATTACGCGACACTGGCGTGCAGCGATTTCCCGCTTTGTAATGGACAAATTGTCCCAGAGATGGATTGGCAACATGGCTTCACCTTGTGGCGCGAGCTGGGCAAGACGGCGGCCGGGCATTACTTACCGTTTTCCGCGCTGACGGCGATTCACTGGGTGCACCGCAACTTCGCGCTCGTCGTCGTCCTCGTACTGGGCTATACGGCGTGGCGTGCATGGCGTCTGCCGGGCCTGCACGGCACGGCGCGCAACCTCGTGCTGGTGCTTGTCGCCCAGGCAACGACGGGCATCGCGACGGTGTTTTTGAACTTCCCGTTGCCGATTGCGGTGCTCCACAACGCGGGGGCGGCTGGCCTCGTCCTTCTGGTGACCATGTTAAACTACAAGGTACAGTATCAACTCGAGCTGGCGCTGCGCAGTCCACGACGTGAGGCGGCGACGTCCGCGAGCCACCCATGA
- the coxB gene encoding cytochrome c oxidase subunit II, which translates to MTYAKRFKALMLGLAVAASIPAMAATEPVITGRPLEHQLNMQAPVTGIAAYIYSLHNWMMVVCLVIFIGVFGVMFYSVFKHRKSLGHKPATFHESTTVEIAWTIVPFLIVIGMALPATHAVVQMKDTSNPDLTIKVTGMQWKWGYDYLKGEGEGISFLSNLATPRTQVGEPGIAPTEKRTENYLLEVDNPVVVPVGKKVRLVLTANDVIHSWTIPAFAVKQDAIPGFVRDAWFKAEQVGTYRGNCVELCGKEHAFMPIVVKVVSAEDYTAWVNGEKTRMAALADDPNKVWTIDELKTKGDKVYAANCVACHQANGQGVPSAFASLVGSPVVTGPKAEQIAVLLNGKHSGKYPSAMPAWKQLSDSEIASVITYTRNSWTNKADENIVQPSEVLAARGK; encoded by the coding sequence ATGACATATGCAAAACGATTCAAAGCGTTGATGCTCGGTCTCGCAGTAGCGGCCAGCATCCCGGCGATGGCGGCTACCGAGCCCGTCATTACCGGTCGTCCATTGGAACATCAGCTCAACATGCAGGCGCCCGTGACGGGCATTGCAGCCTATATTTATAGTCTGCACAACTGGATGATGGTGGTCTGCCTGGTCATTTTCATCGGCGTGTTCGGCGTCATGTTTTACTCGGTGTTCAAGCACCGCAAATCCCTCGGCCACAAACCGGCCACCTTCCACGAATCCACCACGGTCGAGATCGCCTGGACCATCGTACCGTTCCTGATCGTCATCGGCATGGCCCTGCCGGCCACGCACGCCGTCGTGCAGATGAAGGACACCTCCAACCCGGACCTGACCATCAAGGTCACCGGCATGCAGTGGAAATGGGGCTATGACTATCTGAAGGGCGAGGGCGAAGGCATTTCGTTCCTGTCGAACCTGGCCACGCCGCGCACGCAAGTGGGCGAGCCGGGCATCGCACCGACCGAGAAGCGCACCGAGAACTACCTGCTCGAGGTCGACAACCCCGTCGTCGTCCCGGTCGGCAAGAAGGTCCGCCTCGTACTGACCGCCAACGACGTGATCCACTCGTGGACCATTCCGGCGTTCGCCGTCAAGCAGGATGCCATCCCCGGCTTCGTGCGCGACGCGTGGTTCAAGGCCGAGCAGGTGGGCACCTACCGCGGCAACTGCGTCGAGCTGTGCGGCAAGGAACACGCGTTCATGCCGATCGTCGTGAAAGTCGTCTCGGCCGAAGACTACACCGCGTGGGTCAACGGCGAGAAGACCCGCATGGCCGCGCTGGCCGACGACCCGAACAAGGTCTGGACCATCGACGAACTCAAGACGAAGGGCGACAAAGTCTACGCGGCCAACTGCGTGGCCTGCCACCAGGCCAACGGCCAGGGCGTGCCGAGCGCATTTGCCTCGCTGGTCGGTTCGCCTGTCGTCACCGGCCCCAAGGCCGAACAGATCGCCGTGCTGCTGAATGGCAAGCACAGCGGTAAGTATCCGTCGGCGATGCCGGCGTGGAAGCAGCTGTCGGATTCCGAGATCGCTTCCGTCATCACTTATACCCGCAACAGCTGGACCAACAAGGCAGACGAGAACATCGTCCAGCCTTCCGAAGTCCTGGCTGCCCGCGGCAAATAA
- a CDS encoding ComF family protein translates to MTHEKLDPRLRGDDVGHICGTCLRDPPAFDATIAAVDYAIPLDQLVLQLKFGARLALAPWFARQIRDAVLARPGLPLPDLLCPVPLGPGRLVERGFNQALEIARPLAAALGVACHPALALRTLDTPAQSGVAPSVRARNVRGAFAVEDPDLVEGRHVGLVDDVMTSGHTLGELAATFKRFGAARVTNFVFARTPPNR, encoded by the coding sequence ATGACGCATGAGAAATTGGATCCCCGCCTGCGCGGGGACGACGTTGGTCATATCTGTGGTACGTGCCTGCGCGATCCGCCCGCCTTCGACGCCACCATCGCCGCCGTCGATTACGCGATTCCGCTCGACCAGCTCGTGCTTCAATTAAAATTCGGCGCCCGCCTCGCGCTCGCGCCGTGGTTTGCGCGCCAGATCCGCGATGCCGTGCTGGCCCGCCCCGGCCTGCCGCTGCCCGATTTGCTGTGCCCGGTCCCGCTGGGGCCGGGCCGGCTCGTGGAGCGCGGCTTCAACCAGGCGCTGGAAATCGCGCGGCCCCTCGCGGCAGCGCTCGGGGTAGCATGTCATCCGGCGCTGGCGCTGCGCACGCTCGACACGCCGGCCCAGTCGGGCGTGGCCCCGAGCGTGCGGGCGAGAAACGTGCGCGGCGCGTTTGCCGTGGAGGACCCGGACCTCGTCGAAGGACGCCATGTCGGCCTCGTCGACGACGTCATGACGAGCGGCCATACGCTGGGCGAACTGGCCGCCACTTTTAAACGGTTCGGCGCGGCGCGCGTGACGAATTTTGTATTTGCGCGCACGCCGCCGAATAGATAA